One segment of Triticum aestivum cultivar Chinese Spring chromosome 2A, IWGSC CS RefSeq v2.1, whole genome shotgun sequence DNA contains the following:
- the LOC123188484 gene encoding protein CHROMATIN REMODELING 4 isoform X1, producing the protein MKERSSLCDSAADGNWVSKFKRKRSKLTASSSNEHEATSPTSDSIMNNGSIKKRSKHDTSISTSAKKIRGHDGYFYECVECDLGGNLLCCDSCPRTYHLECLNPPLKRAPPGNWQCPRCRTKQVSLKLLGNADADTSKRERTRRMRTSTIADSPSPHNKVSLNTRSPIQEKSESNEQVKLSCPGALKEGDLSVKDNEVQKKKPLIVHLKRRSTKELSAITKPLKSGFIGQSSEEKQEKHGGALKMKKHLRSMDLSPKKYKTKRQHSHKDSKRSETKRLRYLATDVGSDSSMGPSTSPEHCESPPKRRSLDGRTPTSSAKKGKKKVKFVDKQHSEVLPVAGDTIITPQEDLQVDRILGCRLQTSQIISQPHALTEQIELTNLQLEGGVPSSSSSVPTQPLRNDTDTTLEDVCADESAHDACEDHLDGGEMQKENNGKYHEKESVNSEEATKTLSNRCTDQIITVKDAGVVGENIPSVNGDIEAVSDVPVEGTSEKGDIKLSVSEVDATVQTKQELTPESKVHGNINKIAGNGHDDTAYEFLVKWAGKSNIHNSWISESELRTLAKRKLENYKAKYGMGLINICKDQWCQPQRVIALRVSLDEVEEALIKWCGLPYDECTWERLDEPIMLKYVHLVTQFKNFECQALDRDVRGNRANARNRQELTVLVEQPKELKGGMLFPHQLEALNWLRKCWCKSKNVILADEMGLGKTVSACAFLSSLCCEFKINLPCLVLVPLSTMPNWMAEFASWAPHLNVVEYHGSARARSTIRQYEWHEGDATQIGKSKKSHKFNVLLTTYEMVLVDATYLRSVPWQVLIVDEGHRLKNSSSKLFNLLNTFSFQHRVLLTGTPLQNNIGEMYNLLNFLQPASFPSLASFEEKFNELATAEKVEELKKLVAPHMLRRLKKDAMKNIPPKTERMVPVELTSIQAEYYRAMLTKNYQVLRNTGKGGAHQSLLNIVMQLRKVCNHPYLIPGTEPESGSPEFLHEMRIKASAKLALLHSMLKVLHSDGHRVLIFSQMTKLLDILEDYLTLEFGHKAFERVDGSVSVAERQAAITRFNQEKTRFVFLLSTRSCGLGINLATADTVIIYDSDFNPHADIQAMNRAHRIGQSNRLLVYRLVVRASVEERILQLAKKKLMLDQLFVNKSESQKEVEDIIRWGTEELFRNNDEVNGKDNDEASGAKHDVSDIEVKHRRKTGGLGDVYEDKCIGSSTKLIWDENAIMRLLDRSSLPTTVAESTDGDLDNDDMLGTVKQSIDWNDDINDDPGAAEDIPNIDNDGCEQASETKQDAANPVEENEWDKLLRLRWEQYQIEEEASLGRGKRLRKAVSYRETFAAIANEALSEDSDDGDEPKREYTAAGLALKEKYGKLRARQKERIAQRHTIKSYADDKLEDFIKLYDSSVNEYGVNPLRVVEDPDSAQPSGAKRFSDSTAEMRHSSKKAKRYPEISRELHAKLAASATSSKHHSKATDVLNQGTPHHLLPVLGLCAPNADQVNLYKNSNCGPNMKEQKSASGEVFNKPLSPSAAEYSSELKNQGQLDPSKAMFPGSSEALRRLGNIIPDSYFPFNSIPPISGKGLCDPVENPLPSIASFQGKMGLPNFGLEDNIPLSHMKSVPDLFPNFPLGTNKEYARNSIPELPNSSFLPNFMADIAGSSKKVRSKFMADMSALLPGLGISPVQPIHSAMPENHKKVLDNIMMRAQYATNKLMKKRSKPDYWSEDELDALWIGVRRHGRGNWDAMLRDPKLNFLNHRTSEELALRWILEEQKIMEEPMPTATRSSNSTFPGLSDAMMSRALSGSNFSKLKMEPPKLHSHLTDIQLGCSDIPSRFPHIEPSMSEGGPSLAPWKDFKNKTGYGGDFPGSTSDKWEKADVGLVPPYMPNPFMMESIGALPINIPNSSSIQQNEFASSSHENILLHCVTDGQADLFHEMQRRVRLGKQPIEMNLYHTKHSSPLLENAGIFGSSRSNKLPHWLQEAVRAPSKPIECELPPTVLAIAESVCLLLGEQKPAIPPFPFQGPRLSRPKDPRNTPKKRRVHKVQQAEHPKIGSGQGDQISAPAPKLMEAPPTSAIDQTNDAPSLNLNSPSSSSAGSQRQDVIPPAFEETRNTMEVSEAVAAACTARSEAPETGCQRDEFSGLDGITSGSCRSPTGNAPDAGAPRRGLSGPAEFSLLPVVDATGLSTTRAVGPVSSDDQEPEQENLLDSDKHIADTEKLLEKPTPLESRDSGASQSVSAQIVDEDKVGMVADER; encoded by the exons atgaaggagaggagctcTTTATGTGATAGTGCAGCAGATGGAAATTGGGTTTCAAAATTCAAAAGAAAGCGAAGCAAGTTAACAGCTAGCTCGTCAAATGAGCATGAGGCTACATCACCAACATCGGACTCTATAATGAACAATGGTTCCATAAAAAAGAGGTCCAAGCATGACACTAGCATTTCTACATCAGCCAAGAAGATAAGAGGACACGATGGG TATTTCTATGAGTGTGTAGAATGTGACCTTGGTGGCAATTTGTTGTGTTGCGATAGCTGTCCACGGACATACCACTTGGAATGTCTTAATCCCCCCCTTAAG CGTGCACCGCCTGGGAACTGGCAATGCCCAAGATGTCGTACGAAACAAGTTAGCTTGAAGTTGTTAGGAAATGCGGATGCTGACACTTCCAAACGTGAAAGAACAAGGAGAATGCGTACAAGCACCATAGCAGATAGCCCATCTCCCCATAACAAAGTCTCTCTGAATACCCGGAGTCCCATACAAGAGAAAAGTGAATCAAACGAACAAGTAAAACTATCATGCCCTGGTGCATTGAAGGAAGGTGATCTCAGTGTGAAGGACAATGAAGTTCAGAAAAAGAAGCCATTGATAGTACATTTGAAGAGGCGCTCGACCAAAGAATTATCTGCAATTACGAAGCCCTTGAAGTCAGGATTCATTGGCCAGTCTTCAGAAGAGAAACAGGAGAAACATGGAGGTGCTTTGAAAATGAAGAAACATCTGCGCTCCATGGACTTGTCTCCAAAGAAATATAAAACCAAGAGGCAGCATAGTCACAAAGACTCTAAGCGATCTGAAACAAAAAGGCTCAGATATTTGGCAACTGATGTTGGCAGTGATTCGTCAATGGGGCCATCAACATCTCCTGAGCACTGCGAATCACCACCAAAAAGGAGATCTCTGGATGGCAGAACACCTACATCTAGTGCCAAGAAAGGGAAAAAGAAAGTGAAATTTGTTGATAAACAACATTCAGAG GTGCTACCTGTGGCGGGGGATACGATAATAACTCCTCAGGAGGATCTGCAG GTTGACCGCATCCTAGGCTGTCGGCTTCAGACAAGCCAAATCATTTCGCAGCCCCATGCTTTAACAGAGCAGATTGAATTAACTAATTTGCAGCTGGAAGGTGGGGTTCCTTCTAGTTCTTCCAGTGTGCCAACACAGCCGTTAAGAAACGATACTGACACCACTCTGGAGGATGTGTGCGCTGATGAATCAGCACATGATGCCTGTGAAGATCATTTGGATGGTGGTGAAATGCAAAAGGAGAATAATGGTAAATACCATGAAAAGGAGTCAGTGAACTCAGAGGAAGCCACAAAGACACTGTCAAATCGTTGCACCGACCAAATCATCACAGTAAAGGATGCTGGAGTAGTAGGAGAAAACATACCTTCAGTAAATGGTGACATTGAGGCAGTATCTGATGTTCCAGTTGAAGGAACATCGGAAAAGGGTGATATCAAACTTTCAGTTTCCGAAGTTGATGCAACTGTGCAGACCAAACAAGAGTTGACACCTGAAAGTAAAGTCCATGGAAATATAAACAAAATTGCAGGAAATGGCCATGATGATACTGCATATGAATTTTTGGTCAAATGGGCTGGAAAATCAAACATCCATAATAGCTGGATTTCTGAATCTGAACTAAGAACATTAGCAAAACGGAAACTAGAAAATTACAAAGCAAAGTATGGAATGGGTTTGATAAACATTTGCAAGGACCAATGGTGCCAACCACAACGCGTTATTGCTCTGCGTGTTTCCCTAGATGAAGTAGAAGAGGCTTTAATCAAATGGTGTGGCCTTCCTTATGATGAATGCACCTGGGAAAGATTAGATGAACCTATCATGCTGAAGTATGTCCATTTGGTTACCCAGTTCAAAAACTTCGAATGCCAAGCTTTGGACAGGGATGTGAGAGGTAACCGTGCAAATGCAAGAAACCGCCAAGAGCTGACTGTGTTGGTTGAGCAGCCAAAAGAACTTAAGGGGGGCATGCTCTTCCCACATCAACTGGAAGCATTGAACTGGCTACGTAAATGTTGGTGCAAGTCAAAAAATGTTATCCTTGCTGATGAGATGGGTCTTGGGAAGACGGTGTCAGCTTGTGCTTTTCTGTCGTCCTTGTGCTGTGAATTTAAGATTAACTTGCCTTGTCTTGTCTTGGTTCCTCTTTCTACTATGCCTAACTGGATGGCTGAATTTGCATCTTGGGCGCCTCATTTAAATGTTGTGGAGTATCATGGTTCTGCACGGGCAAGATCTACAATTCGTCAATATGAGTGGCATGAAGGCGATGCAACCCAGATAGGTAAAAGCAAAAAGTCTCACAAGTTCAATGTCTTGCTTACCACTTATGAGATGGTGCTTGTTGATGCTACATATCTTCGTTCTGTGCCATGGCAAGTTCTTATAGTTGATGAAGGGCATCGTCTGAAGAACTCTAGCAGTAAACTCTTCAATTTGCTCAATACATTTTCATTTCAGCACAGGGTTTTGTTGACTGGAACCCCATTACAGAACAACATTGGTGAAATGTATAATTTGTTGAACTTCCTACAGCCTGCTTCTTTCCCTTCTCTAGCATCATTTGAGGAGAAGTTTAATGAACTTGCAACAGCAGAGAAAGTGGAGGAGCTGAAGAAACTGGTAGCACCACATATGCTTCGAAGGCTGAAAAAAGATGCAATGAAAAATATCCCCCCGAAGACAGAGCGAATGGTGCCTGTCGAACTGACATCAATCCAGGCTGAATACTACCGTGCTATGCTTACAAAGAACTACCAAGTACTGCGTAATACTGGAAAAGGTGGTGCTCATCAGTCATTGCTCAACATAGTAATGCAGCTTCGGAAAGTTTGCAACCATCCATATCTTATTCCTGGAACTGAACCCGAATCAGGTTCACCAGAGTTTTTGCATGAAATGAGAATAAAGGCCTCAGCAAAGTTAGCTTTGTTGCATTCTATGCTCAAAGTGTTACACAGTGATGGGCATCGTGTTCTTATTTTTTCTCAGATGACGAAACTTCTTGACATCCTCGAAGATTATCTGACTCTGGAATTTGGTCATAAAGCATTTGAAAGAGTAGATGGTTCGGTGTCTGTGGCTGAGCGCCAGGCAGCTATTACTCGTTTCAATCAGGAGAAGACCCGTTTTGTATTTTTGTTATCTACACGGTCATGTGGTCTCGGGATCAATTTGGCAACTGCAGACACTGTTATCATATATGATTCTGATTTCAATCCGCATGCTGATATACAGGCGATGAATAGGGCACACAGGATTGGGCAGTCAAACAGACTTTTAGTGTACAGGCTTGTAGTGCGTGCTAGTGTTGAGGAGCGTATCTTGCAACTTGCCAAGAAGAAATTGATGCTTGATCAACTTTTTGTTAACAAATCAGAATCACAGAAGGAAGTGGAAGATATCATTCGCTGGGGAACTGAGGAGCTCTTCAGGAATAACGATGAGGTGAAtggtaaagataatgatgaagCTTCTGGTGCTAAACATGATGTATCTGATATTGAGGTTAAGCATAGGAGGAAAACTGGTGGCCTAGGTGATGTTTATGAGGATAAATGTATTGGCAGTTCTACCAAGCTTATTTGGGATGAAAATGCTATTATGAGGCTTCTTGATAGATCTAGCCTTCCAACAACTGTAGCTGAAAGCACTGATGGGGATTTGGACAATGATGATATGCTTGGCACTGTAAAG CAGTCAATCGATTGGAATGATGATATAAATGATGATCCCGGTGCTGCTGAGGACATTCCAAATATTGACAACGATGGTTGTGAACAGGCATCAGAAACAAAACAAGATGCAGCTAATCCTGTGGAAGAAAATGAATGGGATAAACTTTTACGTCTCAG ATGGGAGCAATATCAAATCGAAGAGGAGGCATCCCTTGGTCGAGGCAAGCGCTTAAGGAAAGCTGTTTCTTACAGGGAAACCTTTGCAGCAATTGCCAATGAAGCATTAAGTGAG GATTCTGACGATGGGGATGAACCCAAGCGAGAATACACTGCAGCTGGACTGGCTTTGAAGGAAAAATA TGGAAAGCTCCGTGCTAGACAGAAGGAAAGGATTGCTCAGCGGCACACAATCAAGAGCTATGCTGATGATAAACTTGAAGATTTCATAAAACTATATGACTCTAGTGTTAATGAATATGGTGTAAACCCTTTGAGAGTTGTAGAAGATCCTGACTCTGCGCAGCCATCTGGGGCTAAACGTTTCAGTGATTCAACTGCAGAAATGAGGCATTCCTCGAAGAAAGCAAAGAGATATCCTGAAATCTCTCGAGAGCTTCATGCCAAACTTGCTGCGAGTGCTACTTCGTCGAAGCACCACTCAAAGGCAACTGATGTCTTAAATCAAGGGACTCCACATCACCTCTTACCTGTCCTTGGCCTTTGTGCTCCGAATGCTGATCAGGTAAACTTGTACAAGAATTCAAATTGTGGGCCAAACATGAAGGAGCAAAAATCAGCTAGTGGTGAAGTATTCAACAAGCCACTGTCACCTTCTGCTGCCGAGTATTCTAGTGAACTAAAAAATCAGGGCCAATTGGATCCCAGCAAGGCTATGTTTCCTGGTTCATCCGAAGCTTTGCGAAGGCTGGGTAACATCATTCCAGATAGCTATTTCCCCTTCAATTCT ATTCCTCCTATATCTGGGAAGGGGCTTTGTGACCCTGTTGAAAATCCTTTACCTTCTATTGCTTCATTTCAAGGGAAGATGGGTCTTCCGAACTTTGGTCTGGAAGACAATATTCCACTCAGTCATATGAAGTCAGTACCAGATCTATTTCCCAACTTCCCACTGGGCACTAATAAGGAGTATGCTCGTAATTCTATCCCAGAATTGCCAAACAGTTCATTTTTACCGAACTTCATGGCAGATATTGCTGGAAGTTCAAAAAAGGTGAGGTCAAAATTCATGGCAGATATGTCTGCCCTTCTTCCTGGGTTAGGTATTAGCCCAGTTCAACCAATCCATTCAGCCATGCCTGAAAATCACAAGAAGGTATTGGACAATATAATGATGCGTGCTCAGTATGCCACAAATAAATTAATGAAAAAGAGGTCAAAACCTGATTATTGGTCGGAAGATGAACTTGACGCTTTGTGGATTGGAGTTCGTAGGCATGGAAGAGGTAACTGGGATGCCATGCTTAGAGATCCAAAGTTGAATTTTTTGAACCACCGCACTAGTGAAGAGCTAGCATTGAgatggattttggaggagcagaAAATTATGGAGGAACCAATGCCTACAGCCACCAGAAGTTCCAACTCCACATTTCCTGGTTTATCTGATGCCATGATGTCTCGGGCACTAAGTGGAAGCAACTTCTCTAAACTTAAGATGGAGCCACCTAAGTTGCACTCCCACCTAACTGATATTCAATTAGGTTGCAGTGATATACCATCTAGATTTCCTCATATTGAGCCTTCTATGAGTGAGGGTGGCCCATCACTGGCACCATGGAAGGATTTCAAGAATAAAACAGGTTATGGTGGGGATTTTCCTGGAAGCACATCTGACAAGTGGGAGAAAGCTGATGTTGGACTGGTCCCACCATATATGCCAAATCCTTTTATGATGGAAAGTATTGGTGCACTACCTATAAACATACCAAACAGTAGTTCGATCCAGCAGAATGAATTTGCATCAAGTTCTCATGAGAACATTCTTCTTCATTGTGTCACAGATGGGCAGGCCGATTTGTTTCACGAGATGCAGCGGCGTGTGAGGTTAGGCAAACAGCCCATTGAAATGAATCTGTATCACACAAAGCACTCAAGTCCTCTACTTGAAAACGCTGGCATATTTGGAAGTTCCAGATCAAACAAGCTACCGCATTGGCTTCAGGAGGCCGTGCGCGCTCCATCTAAGCCAATTGAATGTGAACTACCACCAACTGTTTTAGCAATTGCAGAGTCTGTGTGCCTACTTCTTGGAGAACAAAAACCAGCAATACCTCCATTCCCATTCCAAGGACCTCGCCTTTCTCGCCCAAAGGACCCGAGAAATACTCCAAAGAAGAGAAGAGTACATAAGGTTCAGCAAGCAGAGCATCCCAAAATTGGATCTGGGCAAGGTGATCAAATATCTGCTCCAGCACCAAAATTAATGGAAGCTCCTCCTACTTCTGCAATTGATCAGACTAATGATGCCCCTTCACTAAACTTGaactctccatcatcttcttccgcTGGCAGTCAGAGGCAAGACGTGATACCTCCTGCTTTTGAAGAAACACGCAATACAATGGAAGTTTCAGAAGCTGTTGCTGCTGCTTGCACGGCCAGGTCAGAGGCTCCTGAAACTGGTTGTCAGAGAGATGAATTCTCTGGGTTAGATGGCATTACCAGTGGGTCTTGTAGATCACCAACGGGGAATGCTCCTGACGCTGGTGCTCCAAGGAGGGGATTGTCGGGACCTGCAGAGTTCTCTTTGCTGCCAGTAGTTGATGCAACTGGATTAAGTACCACACGGGCAGTAGGACCTGTATCAAGTGATGATCAGGAGCCAGAACAAGAAAATCTATTAGACAGTGACAAGCACATTGCCGACACTGAGAAACTGTTGGAGAAACCTACACCACTTGAGAGTAGGGATTCAGGTGCATCACAGTCAGTTTCAGCTCAGATAGTTGATGAAGATAAAGTCGGCATGGTCGCAGATGAGCGTTAG